The nucleotide window ATCAGGACCCGCGAGCCAGGCGACAGTGACGGAGCCATAATTTCTCCAACGCTTCCGTGAGAGCACGGTTATCGAGGTCGGCAACCCCCTTTTTAGCCACCACCACGAAATCCATAGAAGGCAGTTCGTGCTGACGTAAACGGAAGCTTTCACGCGTCAGACGTTTAATCCGGTTGCGTTCATGCGCACGCTTAACGTTTTTCTTGGCGACAGTAAGACCGATGCGGGGATGCCCCAGCGAATTCAGGCGGCCGAGGATGGTGATTTGCGGCGTGCCAGCCCGTTGTGGCTGCTGGAAGACGAAAGTGAAATGAGTGGGAGTTAACAAACGTAACTCCCTGGGAAATGCTAGCTTAACCACTCAGGGGTTAGCTTTATTACTTGGAAACGGTCAGACGAG belongs to Enterobacter cloacae and includes:
- the rnpA gene encoding ribonuclease P protein component, with the protein product MLTPTHFTFVFQQPQRAGTPQITILGRLNSLGHPRIGLTVAKKNVKRAHERNRIKRLTRESFRLRQHELPSMDFVVVAKKGVADLDNRALTEALEKLWLRHCRLARGS